From the Teredinibacter turnerae T7901 genome, one window contains:
- the ppnN gene encoding nucleotide 5'-monophosphate nucleosidase PpnN yields MLDSVSIGAAGKKISALITPDNTLNVLSQLEVARLVEKSNAAVYETFRRCALAALNTGAETDNTKQVLEQFRDFEIDVVQQERGIKLHLKNAPGNAFVDGEMVQGIKEHLFSALRDIIYVNNELLENSAADFHSSEGITNGVFQILRNSSVLKVHRSPSIIVCWGGHSINEVEYDYSKEVGYQMGLRGLDICTGCGPGAMKGPMKGATFGHAKQRIQGRYIGITEPGIIAAESPNPIVSELVIMPDIEKRLEAFVRLGHGIVVFPGGVGTAEEILYLLGILLHPDNRGLPFPLIFSGPASAAEYFGQIDEFIGLTLGKEAQGLYEIILDDPVLVAQKMRAGMDVVRNYRKQTHDAYYYNWVLKIDQDLQSPFNPTHQSMSQLSLRPGLAPNLLAANLRKAFSGIVDGNVKEHGIHAVAEKGPYQICGDPQIMKPLDALLRSFVAQKRMKIPTEEYIPCYQVVV; encoded by the coding sequence ATGCTCGACTCCGTGAGCATCGGTGCTGCCGGTAAGAAAATATCGGCGCTAATTACCCCGGACAACACCTTGAATGTCTTGTCGCAACTGGAAGTGGCGCGGCTGGTAGAAAAAAGTAATGCGGCGGTTTATGAAACATTTCGCCGCTGTGCGTTGGCAGCACTGAATACCGGTGCCGAAACCGATAATACCAAGCAGGTGTTGGAGCAATTTCGCGATTTTGAAATTGATGTAGTGCAGCAAGAGCGCGGCATCAAGTTACACCTTAAAAACGCGCCCGGTAATGCATTTGTTGACGGGGAAATGGTTCAGGGTATCAAAGAGCATCTGTTTTCTGCGCTGCGCGATATTATTTACGTCAACAACGAATTGCTGGAAAACAGCGCCGCTGATTTTCATTCTTCAGAGGGAATCACCAACGGTGTATTCCAGATTTTGCGCAATTCGTCAGTGTTAAAAGTGCATAGGTCGCCGTCAATCATAGTTTGTTGGGGCGGCCACTCAATTAACGAAGTTGAATACGATTATTCGAAAGAAGTCGGCTATCAAATGGGGTTGCGCGGGCTGGATATTTGTACCGGCTGTGGCCCTGGCGCCATGAAAGGGCCGATGAAAGGTGCAACCTTTGGCCACGCGAAACAGCGTATTCAAGGGCGCTATATCGGCATCACTGAACCGGGAATTATTGCGGCGGAATCACCTAACCCGATTGTCAGCGAACTGGTGATTATGCCGGATATTGAAAAGCGCCTCGAAGCATTTGTCCGCTTGGGGCACGGGATTGTGGTATTTCCAGGCGGGGTGGGTACGGCAGAAGAAATTCTCTATTTGCTGGGCATTCTGTTGCATCCCGATAATCGCGGCCTGCCGTTTCCTCTGATTTTTTCTGGCCCGGCGAGCGCGGCTGAATACTTTGGCCAGATCGATGAATTTATTGGTCTCACTCTCGGTAAAGAGGCGCAGGGTTTGTACGAAATTATTCTCGACGACCCTGTGCTTGTTGCGCAGAAAATGCGCGCGGGAATGGATGTGGTGCGCAACTACCGCAAGCAAACCCACGATGCGTATTATTACAACTGGGTGTTGAAAATCGATCAGGATTTACAGTCGCCGTTTAACCCTACCCATCAATCCATGTCGCAATTGAGCCTGCGCCCGGGGCTGGCGCCCAACCTGCTTGCCGCTAACCTGCGCAAGGCTTTTTCGGGCATTGTCGATGGCAATGTTAAAGAACATGGTATTCACGCGGTTGCGGAAAAAGGCCCTTATCAGATTTGTGGCGACCCGCAGATTATGAAACCGCTGGACGCACTCTTGCGTTCATTTGTCGCTCAGAAACGGATGAAAATACCGACGGAAGAATATATCCCCTGCTACCAAGTGGTTGTGTAA
- a CDS encoding FKBP-type peptidyl-prolyl cis-trans isomerase — protein MKIQDNCVVSIHYTLTDEEGAVIDSSSGGEPLNYLAGAGNIIPGLEKELEGCVVGDSKLVTVQPADGYGEYQPELVQTLPADMFTGIEKVEVGMEFQAQGPSGEVQFVVVKDVAEDGITIDGNHELAGKVLNFDVTVEAVREATAEEIDHGHVH, from the coding sequence TTGAAAATCCAAGACAATTGCGTTGTTTCCATCCACTACACGCTTACCGATGAAGAAGGTGCGGTAATCGATTCATCCAGTGGTGGCGAACCGCTGAACTACCTGGCGGGCGCCGGCAATATCATTCCCGGTCTGGAAAAGGAGCTGGAAGGTTGTGTTGTTGGTGACAGCAAGCTGGTAACCGTGCAACCGGCAGACGGTTACGGCGAATACCAGCCAGAACTAGTGCAAACGCTACCTGCAGACATGTTCACGGGCATTGAAAAAGTCGAAGTCGGGATGGAGTTTCAGGCGCAGGGGCCGTCCGGTGAAGTACAGTTTGTGGTGGTCAAAGACGTTGCCGAGGACGGTATAACTATTGACGGCAACCACGAGTTGGCAGGCAAAGTATTGAACTTCGATGTAACTGTAGAAGCTGTGCGTGAAGCCACTGCCGAAGAAATCGATCACGGCCACGTTCACTAA